In Carettochelys insculpta isolate YL-2023 chromosome 10, ASM3395843v1, whole genome shotgun sequence, the DNA window TGTTTCCATGATTTGCTGAAAAGCAGCGGCTTGAATCAGAGACTCAGCAAATATTCAAAAGGAAATGCCTTTCTAGGATCAAGTTTTCAGCTAGCTTCTGAAAAGGCACTCAGACCCAGACTACAATGTTATTGCTGTGGCTTCCTACCAAGCTTTTCTGTAAGAGTAAGCAAAGCTGCTCATTAATGAGCAGACTCTCCCCAGGTGCTGAGTTCTGCAGCTGTTATGGTCCTCAGAAACTACAGCTGCTGAACACATCTGTGTTggtgggggcaaaaaaaaaaggacattaCTGTGTAGCCATCCAGACAAACACAATAAAGCTGTTACTTTAATTTTGAGGACTTTATATGCAAGACGTTTTAGGGAACTGGATTTAGGGGCTGGTATATATAGTTCATCTCATCACTGATAGGAGTAAACTGAGGTTACTACCCACAAAGGCCATCTCTATCTGAAACGTGGCACCTCTGGTTAACTGCGCTATGCTAGTTTGCCTGGATCTTTCATTGTCAGCAAGGAGGCTGTGGAGTCCTGACTTCCAGCACCAAATGAACCAACACCTTGATTATATTCTCCAGTACATTTTACTCCACTTACCAGCCATAAGCAAATGCTGTTAAATTAGTATAGACCCTCAGCTGCCAAGATTTTGTCTGAACGCAATCTACTGTAGCAGACGCCAACTGCAACCTTCAACTTTTCTTTAAGGATTTTCCTTTCAAATGCATTAATCTGCAATGTCTGgtttgcatatttttttttaGACACTGGTTTCTTTCATTATGAACTTTCAAATCAAAAGCAATGTGATCATTTTAAAGTTTAGCTAGATGCACAAGAGAGAATTCTAACAGCAATAGAGCTCCTTTTCCTTATGGGCTTTATTTCTACAACCAGGGACTAAAATACCATTTTGCACTTTCAGCACAAGACACAAAATGCCTATGCTGCAGTCAACGGTCCCTGCAAAAATGGAGACCTGCCGTTAATTAGACTGATCCGTTTTGTGCTTTGCTTTCACCATTACAGTCTAACCAGAAGAACATTAAAGTGGAGTTATATGTTGCTGTTCTCATTTTCTACTTTGCACATACAAAGCAGCGCAGGAATTGGTGACATGTGGGGTTCTATACAGCTAGTAGGACTACAGAGCTACAGAAACAGTTCTGTACTGTACTACTGTTAAACAACCAGTTCCATGATAACCTTGATCAATGCTTCGATTGTTAAAAAGTATCCATTTAGGGCCTGACCCCGGAAGAGCTTAGCACCCTTAGTTCTGATGGGTATGAAGGGATGACTGAGCACACTGCAGGATTGGACTCTAGAAGAGGATTCCATTATGCCATTAAAGGAACATAAGAGCATAATCAAGAAAATACAGCCTGTTACAAAGCCTCCCCACTGACGTTCACTGAAGGACTTGCATCAATTCCAATATGCTTTGGTTTAGCAGTctctcatcacatttcttttcaaTGGATTTTTCAAAGAGATTTATTAAGCTTAAGTCAATTTGTGACAGCTGGCCTAAACAGTCACAAAGATTAGGCTCTGTTGCTGTCTGTTAACCACATTTTTCCAAATGTGTAAGAATCCTCTATTGGTTCTACAGCACAACCTGAACAATACAGTTTTAGGTTTCACCAAGTTTATTCCTTctatcacaaagttccatgccTGCCACATCCCAGCTACTTTCATCTTCCTTGACATACTCTGGCTTCTCCACCTCCAGGATTGTAATCAACTTCAACTGGTAGCTTGAGGGGTAAAAGCCTTAAAACATTCAGACAGCATTGTTAGGGAAGCTAAAAACAGTAGAACTATAAAAGTGACAACTTTCTACAAAGATCAATGCTTAGGCATGGCTTTTCCCATGAAGAAAGCACGTACATTTCTGTTTACAGATTATTCCATCATGCTTAGTACTGCTCAGTTTGTACTATAAAGCAGGATAGTAAAATTGATCACCCATGAGAAATTAAGAAGCAGTCGAAAACCAGTCAAAGGAATGCAAAGTGTGACAGAGGAAGGGGTATTCTTTTAGTGGTGAGTTAATGGCCACTATCAGAGATAACAAAGGTTGTGGGTGTAAAGTGTAGACACCACTGCCCTCATATGCCTACCACCAAGCAACCCCTTGCTATGCTATGCTATGGGGAACTCATGCAATGGTAAGGTAACAGATGGGGAAAGCAGATCTGCATTTCATTGCTGGCCCATACCCTAAGGCGTATATAACACACCCTGCATATATGGTCCACTAGAGTTTCTTTCCCATTTTCCTGTCTGCTTTCCACACGCTCCTCCTTTCCCTAGTCATCCACGATCCTCTCCCCAAACTCCAGCTTACATAAAAACATCTAGAAATACTGCCAGGTCCAGCCCTGCAAGGATGGATGTGATCAGTGGTCTTCCCTGAACATGCTATGAAGCTGAGCACAGGTGCAGGACCTTACACACACCAGCTGCTTCCCCATCCATACATTTGTGACTGGGCATGAGGAAATAACAGCTCTCTTCTCAGATCCCCAAATATACCCATCCTATCACGTTACCCTCCTATTTAAGCTTGAGAACCAAATGCTTAAAGTCCTGCGGACTAAGTTAAAGAAAAGGCTTGCACTGGCAACAGATTTTCTTTCGCTTTAGAAGTACTGAAATAATTCAAATTTCTTATAGCACAGAAGTGACAGAATATCTCCTTGCTTTACTGATCCCTTTGGTGACGATTCTGTCCTGTAAAATGAGTTTGGGAGGAGGGTATCCTAAATTCCACTGCTGATGTATTGCAATGACCCTCCAACATTTACATGTTCTTTTACGAAAATTCAGTGCCACATACCAAAAGTGAAAATTGCCCTGGGGACTACTAATAGAACCCTACATATCTGCTTTCAGAAGTGTTTTGTGAAGCCAACTGCATAAAATCCCTGAATATATGACTTCAACACACTTGGCTGCTATTGCACTGTAACATGCTGGAGTACCAAGACCCTTGTAGGATCAGAAATAAAAAAGGTTGCAGAAAAAATGCTTAACAGTCCGTTCTTAAGACTGGTGAGAAACGACGACACTCAATCCTTTGGTTATAATATTGCACTAGTACTAATGCTAATCAGTGACCAATGGGAAGCTTCATAAAAACGCTCTCAAAGTTAGCAAGTGTCTCTCTAAGTATATTTCAACTAAGTGGTGCCCTTAAACCCTCACCTTAGAACAGTTAAAAGTGGGTTAGTTAAGATGTCACTACCAAAAAAGGTACTTTTGCTTTTGGAGTATTAAAAACCTTTAGAGTAAACAGTACTTTGCAAAATATATTATTGCACAGGAAGAATAAATAAAGGTTTTTTTGAGCTACAAAGAAGAAAATCCCAGGAAATCTAGAAGACCCAGAACAATGATCCCAGGGCCATGCCGGTCGCCGCTCCAGCGAGCATGCCCAGTGCAAGGTCTCCATCATTGTCACGGTAACGTTCTCGAATAATGACATGATTTGCTGGGGGCTGGCCATAAGGTCCTGGAAAGCAGTAAGAGTATGGTTAGGAAAAGAGATTGCACATTTCCTGATTCAGATGCAGATCTAAAAGGCCTACCCATTCAcccactccttccctccccttaACTATATCTTTCTTTGCAGTTGGTATGGTGAAAACCAACTCCCCCACAGACCTGAGTGCTGATGCAAATTCTTGACCCTGCTACAAAAAGAGTACAGACAGCAGCCTTCCCTAACACTGACAAAAAGGAGAAGGATAATCCTGTGGCTAGCCCAGAGAGCTATGCACCCAGAGACATAGGTTCTATTCCTGCATCTGCCCAAGGTTCCTTGTATAGACTTGGATGAATTACTtagcctctgtgcctcagtttcaaaCTTTTCaagatggaaataaaaaaaaccccaacctgaGAAGTGTTGGGGGCTTATTTTAATGTACATTTTGATTTTGATGAAGCGCCATATAGAAAAGCAAAGGTACCATCCAAAGCCAATCATCTCTCATTGTATTACACCTCCAGATACTCAGAAGTCAGTCCTCCTGCAAAGTGCTTGGGAGAAGACCTCTTGAGGGGAAACAAATGCAGCATGAAGCACTTGCAGCAATTCATTAAGTGTGGCCTTTTCCCTGAGTCCGTTCTAAACCAAGGACCAAGAATGGTGGCAGAAGGCACTATGTGTCAGAGATGGTGGTGGAGAGACTTAAAACTGAGGTCTTGTCTACTTGTGATCATTAAGGGCTgaatccaaagcccattaaagtcaaaggGGAGGATTATAACCCCACGGAATTTTTGAGAAAGTAGAGGGGTTAAGCCAAACTTGGCCAAATTCCACCTTAAGTATGTTCTTCTGCTAAAGCCCCAGAATAGCTCAACTGAACCCAAAATTCTTCATTTGCTCTCTTTGTTTAGCAATAATTGTCACCTTTCCCTTTTGAGAAAGAAGGACAGAGCACTGGTTAAGGCAAATATGGGAGGAATGGGGTTCTTTCTAAAACCATCATTCACTCCCCATCAAGAGTAATGGAAATACTGGCGTTGATTCAAAGTAATTTGACCTTTTTAATTCGATAGGAAATCTGTAACTTCGCAGTAACTTTAGTTTTGAGGAGAAAGCATATGAAGCAACCTGGAGGAAGGGGCTGGTATGTATTACCTTGGTATGGATACTGATAAGGAACAGCATAGGCTTGTCCACTAGAGGCATAGATGACTTGAGGACCAGGAGGAGGATATGCACCATTGTACTGCTCGTAGCCATAAACCTGGGAAATGAAATGGATCTATTAGAAGACGTTCCCTTACTAAGCATCTTTTAAATTAGTTTAAAGTGCTTTGATTAAAACTCCACCCTGTTGCTAGTGCAGTTTAGGGATAATCAAAATCCATGATGTAGAAAGCAGAAGAGTTTTGTGAAAAGACTGCCTCTGAAGCGTATTTATCATAAGGAATCTGGGATGTTAATACGATACTGGGTCCGTCCTGTCAGCAGCCTATTGGCCATCATTTTGTAGTGCATCAACAAGGCAATATTATATAGGAGCCACAGGCCAGCCAAGTTTATATGTATTAAATGTCAGCATTTTTCTAGTTCTGCAATGGCTAAACTTGATGTTATAGGAACTGAACGTGTTCATTTGTGAAATACTGCAGTTAACTATATGGGCAGGACTCCCATGTCTTTTCACTAATCTACAGAAACAAAGCACATTGCTCATCTTCGGTGCTGCTCACAACTGGTACCACAACTATAAACAAGAAATGTGATTATGTTCCAAAGTCTAATCAACAACATGGAAAAAGGACAAGATTTAGTTAATATTATATAGTACTACTGAGATCAGCAAATATTTCGGTCCTATTGTTGCCCCATCCTAACCTTGAGTTACTATGAAATCCTGGACACTAAGTCCTCCCTTATCTGTTTTACAAATGTCAGTAAAATCCAGGAAGAATTACAAAATAGAATTTTTACCCTGGAAGTGCAGATATAGCATCAAAGCTTTCTAAAATGTTATTGCATCTCTGTAGCTGAAGGATATATGGCCAAGTTTCGCAGAAATGACTTGAATGCTTCTATTTTTCTGTGCCCAATCCGAGATgttttaaaggggcctgattttcagatgtgTTGTGTACCTTACCAttcagaagatcaacccattcaAAGGTGTCTCAATCTGAGCCCCCAAAAACcacaagtcatttttaaaaacttgAACTTTTCTCTAATGACACCATTTTtaaggagggaaaaaagaaacaacactTCCAAGATACACATTTTTGAGTAGTCAGTACTCAGTCTTTTCACATTTGCGTTACTGTTCCTTGTTTACATTCCTACCTCAGGTGATGGGGTAGCATACGCCGTGTATGGGGGAGGAGCTGAGTAAACTGCGGACTCGTCATACATCACTTCAGAACCAACACAGCCCTAGACATTAAGCAAGACGACAGCAGTTGTTCACATCTTTACAGACAAGAGAACTGAGCAGAACATAGATTAAACATATAAGTGACCCCAGAGTAAACTGAAGTGTTCCTAGAATTCATATGAATATTTATTGTGTGTCATACCTATGCTataagtcagtggttctcaacctttccagactactgtaccccatTCAGGTGTTTGATTAGCTTTGTTCACCTAACATTTCACCTTATTTAAAAGTTACTTAGAAAAAATCAGAACGATAACACACCATTATGGAAATATCTTCTCCATTTTTACTGTACAATTACAAAGCAATTACATCTAATCTATTTCAATGTACAGTTGtttatagagcagtataaacaaatcttggtatgaaattttagtttgcaccaACTTCTCTAATACTTTTTACCTAGCCTGTAGTCAAAGAAGAAAGTACATCCCATAACGCCACAGAGCAAGACAGGAGCTAGTAATGTAAATCAGCTCCCTGAGTCAACCATTTTATTTTCTCCAACTCATTACAGTAAGGGGAATAAAAACTTTTTAACTGATAAGTCACTGGTTTGAAGTTCAGATTCAACGGATTAATTTTTACGGGGCGGGTGGGGGAACAACACACTTTTTGCATACAAGTTTCTATACTCTGCTTTCAGTCACTCCAAAGTAAGCCCACTGAGCTCAGTGGAGTTACATCAGTGCCACTGAGTGCAGATGTTAGCCCACAAGGTTCAAAAGTACAGCTCACTGCTACCCCCAAACATTTTGTACTAGTGACTCAACAACCCACACTCTTCGACTACAAATAAGACAAGGGCCTGTGAATAACAGATCTAAATTTAAATGCACACTTTAGTTATTTGTAGAAACACACACAATTTAAAACCTTACCAGTGAAGCTATTTTTAGACGAATCTCTTCTGAATCAA includes these proteins:
- the PLEKHB2 gene encoding pleckstrin homology domain-containing family B member 2; amino-acid sequence: MAFMKSGWLLRQSTILRRWKKNWFDLWSDGHLLFYDDQHRHEIEDKIHMRVHCINIRVGNECRDFQPPEGKPRDCLLQIVCRDGKTINLSAESADDCLAWKIALQDARTNAGCVGSEVMYDESAVYSAPPPYTAYATPSPEVYGYEQYNGAYPPPGPQVIYASSGQAYAVPYQYPYQGPYGQPPANHVIIRERYRDNDGDLALGMLAGAATGMALGSLFWVF